From the Candidatus Delongbacteria bacterium genome, the window TAAGATTTCCAGACAAGCAGAGAAAGTAACATGGAAAATATATACAGTGTCAGGTAGGTTGATTAGAGAATATAAATTAGCTAATGTGATAAATTATTCAGAAATTAGATGGGATGGTAGAGATAGTGAAGGAGATCTTGTTGCCAACGGTGTTTATTTTTATAAATTGAGTGTTACATCTGATGGCAAAAACTATGTTGAAAAGGGAAAAATGGCTAAATTGAGGAAATAATGAAATCTTATAGAAAAGAGTTGTGGTTTGATATTCCCCAAAGGAGAATGATTTTTGACATAACTGGTACAATCGAAGATTGTCTTGTCGAAAGTGAAATTAAAGAAGGTTTGTGTTTAGTAAATGCTATGCATATCACTTCTTCGGTTTTTATAAATGATAGTGAATCAGGTTTATATCAAGATTTTGAAAAATGGTTGGAAAAACTTGCTCCAGAAAAGCCATATTCTCAATACAAACACAATGGTTATGAGGATAATGGAGATGCTCACTTGAAAAGAACCATAATGGGTAGAGAAGTTGTTGTCGCTATAACTGATGGTAAACTGGATTTTGGACCATGGGAGAGAATTCATTATGGTGAATTTGATGGGAAAAGAAAAAAGCGAGTTTTAGTCAAGATCATTGGGGAATAAGTTTCATGTTTGGTCAATGTAACTAGTTTAAAATCTAAAGGCAGGGAAATCCTGCCTTTTTTAACAATATGATTAAAATGATTATATCTTAAATTCGCCAATTGCCTTTTCAACAAGAGATGTAAGCTTTTCATTTTTTATAATTTCTGACATTTTTACCATATCTAGATGGATGTTTCTGTCTGTATTCATGAACGGGATTTCTTTTCTTATGGCTTCAAATGCTTCGTTAACGACAATTGCAGCTTTAAGTGGTTTTCTATAGTCTAATCCTTGAGCAGAGCATAACATTTCTATTGCAAGAACATTTGTTACATTTTCAATCACTTCGTGAAGTTTTCTTGCTGCAAAAGTTCCCATGCTCACATGATCTTCTTTATTTGCTGAAGTTGGAATGGAATCTACTGAAGAAGGATGGCATAATGTTTTGTTTTCGCTAACTAGTGCAGCAGCAGTAACTTGAGCCATCATATAACCAGAATTTAATCCTCCTCTGTTCACAAGGAATGCTGGAAGTCCGTCACTTGTTGCAGAGTCTAGCATATACTCAATACGCCTTTCAGCGATATTCGAAAGTTCATGAACAGCGATAGCCAGAAAATCACAAACCATTGCCAGAGGTTCACCGTGGAAGTTACCACCAGAGATAACATCTTGCTTATCTGGGAAAACAAGAGGATTGTCTGTTACAGAATTAATCTCAGTTTCAACAACAGATTTTACGTGTCTAAATGTATCTTTTGCAGCTCCATGTACTTGAGGTATACATCTTAAACTGTAAGCATCCTGTACTTTACGACAATTTATGTGTGATTCAGCTATTTCACTATTTGTCAGCATTTTTCTAAAATTTTCAGCAGTATTTAATTGTCCTTTGTGTGGTCTTGCCATATGAATTCTCTCATCAAAAGCACTTGCCGTACCCTTTAATGCCTCTAAAGACATAGCACCAGATATATCTGCAATTTTCATAAGATTCTCAGCTTTTAGTACACCGATTGCAGCAAGAGATGCCATAGTTTGAGTACCATTCAGAACTGCCAAACCTTCTTTTTCCATGAAAATAAGAGGTTTTAATCCAGCTTTTTCCAAAGCTGTTTTTCCATCATAACGTTCACCTTTATAAAAAGCTTCTCCTTCACCCATCATTACAAGTGCCATGTGTGATAGTGGTGCAAGATCACCAGAAGCTCCAACCGAACCTTTTTCAG encodes:
- a CDS encoding YjbQ family protein, with protein sequence MKSYRKELWFDIPQRRMIFDITGTIEDCLVESEIKEGLCLVNAMHITSSVFINDSESGLYQDFEKWLEKLAPEKPYSQYKHNGYEDNGDAHLKRTIMGREVVVAITDGKLDFGPWERIHYGEFDGKRKKRVLVKIIGE
- the hutH gene encoding histidine ammonia-lyase; amino-acid sequence: MKKVIIDGKSLTLETFKQVVFNNVPVEISSDCEARINECRKIVDEIVSSERVRYGINTGFGKFSDVSINKEDTKELQRNIVLSHSVGVGKPLPIEVVRGMLLLKLNSFGLGYSGVRMELAILMKDMINNGVTPVVPEKGSVGASGDLAPLSHMALVMMGEGEAFYKGERYDGKTALEKAGLKPLIFMEKEGLAVLNGTQTMASLAAIGVLKAENLMKIADISGAMSLEALKGTASAFDERIHMARPHKGQLNTAENFRKMLTNSEIAESHINCRKVQDAYSLRCIPQVHGAAKDTFRHVKSVVETEINSVTDNPLVFPDKQDVISGGNFHGEPLAMVCDFLAIAVHELSNIAERRIEYMLDSATSDGLPAFLVNRGGLNSGYMMAQVTAAALVSENKTLCHPSSVDSIPTSANKEDHVSMGTFAARKLHEVIENVTNVLAIEMLCSAQGLDYRKPLKAAIVVNEAFEAIRKEIPFMNTDRNIHLDMVKMSEIIKNEKLTSLVEKAIGEFKI